The following are from one region of the Acipenser ruthenus chromosome 19, fAciRut3.2 maternal haplotype, whole genome shotgun sequence genome:
- the LOC117424384 gene encoding dynein light chain roadblock-type 2-like, which yields MSEVEETLKRIQSHKGVIGTIVVNAEGIPIRTTLDNSTTVQYAGLLHQLTMKARSTVRDIDPQNDLTFLRVRSKKHEIMVAPDKEYLLIVIQNPSE from the exons ATg TCAGAAGTTGAAGAAACATTGAAAAGGATCCAGTCCCACAAAGGAGTGATTGGAACAATTGTAGTCAATGCAGAAG GAATCCCAATAAGAACAACACTTGATAACTCGACAACAGTGCAGTATGCAGGGCTGCTCCATCAGCTCACAATGAAAGCTAGAAGCACAGTAAGAGACATTGACCCACAGAATGATCTGACCTTTCTCCGGGTCAGATCAAAGAAACATGAAATCATGGTAGCACCAG acaaaGAATACTTGTTGATTGTTATTCAGAACCCCAGTGAATAG